One region of Primulina tabacum isolate GXHZ01 chromosome 1, ASM2559414v2, whole genome shotgun sequence genomic DNA includes:
- the LOC142521106 gene encoding myb-related protein 315-like, with the protein MGRQPCCDKMGLKRGPWTVEEDHKLMSFIMNNGIQCWRMIPKLAGLLRCGKSCRLRWINYLRPDLKRGVLSEMEENQIIDLHARLGNRWSKIASHFPGRTDNEIKNHWNTRIKKRLKLLGLDPTTHQPIQQKTQQSREEKNKTDIDSNSRDENKQLEEIKFSHVLKAPSATQVQTSCCNEANVSTSMEGETMTRLINNYEMLMLTSNLDMDLWMTNQEMHSISTSYCPSFSLEDSVNFYPNSAGESASSVQGNSCLFQCVETADSMVSWDFGFDQQFMFPETMGD; encoded by the exons ATGGGAAGGCAACCTTGTTGCGACAAAATGGGTCTGAAGAGAGGTCCGTGGACCGTAGAAGAAGATCACAAACTTATGAGTTTTATCATGAATAATGGCATTCAATGCTGGAGAATGATACCCAAACTTGCAG GGTTGTTGAGGTGTGGAAAAAGCTGCAGATTGAGATGGATTAATTATCTACGACCTGACCTTAAACGAGGAGTTCTATCAGAAATGGAGGAGAATCAAATTATTGATCTTCATGCTCGCCTTGGAAACAG GTGGTCTAAAATTGCATCCCATTTTCCAGGGAGAACGGACAACGAAATCAAGAATCACTGGAACACCAGGATCAAGAAACGGTTAAAGCTCCTCGGACTAGACCCCACCACACACCAGCCCATCCAGCAAAAGACACAACAAAGTCGTGAAGAGAAGAACAAAACAGACATCGACTCAAATTCGCGTGATGAAAACAAACAATTAGAGGAGATCAAATTCTCTCATGTACTGAAAGCTCCATCAGCAACACAAGTCCAAACAAGCTGCTGCAATGAGGCCAATGTCAGCACCAGTATGGAAGGCGAAACGATGACACGTCTCATTAACAACTATGAGATGCTGATGCTCACGAGTAACCTGGACATGGATTTATGGATGACAAATCAAGAAATGCACAGCATCTCGACCAGTTACTGCCCCTCGTTTTCTTTAGAAGATTCAGTGAACTTCTACCCCAATTCAGCTGGTGAATCGGCCAGTTCAGTTCAAGGAAATAGTTGTCTATTTCAGTGTGTTGAGACTGCAGATTCAATGGTTTCTTGGGATTTTGGATTCGATCAGCAATTTATGTTTCCTGAAACAATGGGGGATTGA
- the LOC142540658 gene encoding peptidyl serine alpha-galactosyltransferase-like has product MSRHPLTGDWYPAINKPAAVVHWLNQVKVDAEYILILDADMIMRGPITPLEFNAARCRPVSTPYDYLIGCDNELAKIHTSHPNSCDKVRGVIIMHINNLRRFALLWLHKTEEVRVNVGHCSRNITGDIYEAGWISEMYGYAFGAAEVFKIFTGYRNMPIFFTSMDKNAVYNMQL; this is encoded by the exons ATGAGTCGGCATCCATTAACTGGAGATTG GTATCCAGCCATCAATAAACCAGCTGCAGTTGTGCATTGGCTGAACCAAGTAAAGGTTGATGCAGAATACATATTAATCCTGGACgctgatatgattatgagaggacCAATTACACCATTGGAGTTCAACGCAGCTAGGTGCCGTCCTGTTTCCACTCCCTATGA CTACTTGATTGGCTGTGATAATGAGCTTGCAAAGATCCATACCAGCCACCCTAATTCTTGTGACAAGGTCAGAGGCGTGATCATAATGCATATAAATAACCTCAGAAGATTTGCTTTGCTTTGGCTGCATAAAACTGAGGAAGTCCGAGTTAATGTGGGTCATTGTTCCAGAAACATAACCGGAGATATTTATGAAGCTGGCTGGATAAGCGAGATGTATGGTTATGCCTTTGGTGCTGCAGaggtatttaaaattttcacaGGTTATCGAAACATGCCGATTTTTTTCACATCAATGGACAAAAATGCTGTGTATAATATGCAACTTTAG
- the LOC142539648 gene encoding protein WVD2-like 7 isoform X3, translated as MGDSACLMHGFSYASDVPNESKQGNPVHALGESVSFGRFMTESLSWERWSTFSQKKYVDAAKRYAQPGSVAQKKAFFEAHYKRIASQKAAALLEQENAAKNATVAEESEVGYMDDNDDDETRLVSNSNFEVEDKSVEAKIQNSTKDDEVNCNGKSVVVEGRVFATVENEAKWDSPMRRNSSNKFDNFENHDNISASDGSGTSEMERLLLNRGYSVQVENESLVQRNSIQTNLGSQDTISGSESGGTPQVERPLLKQNSVASEDNPSVTSKKSSGPSLLKSSIQRKTWTVLSTPAKPVTPHLKKENSSVIRSTRKSNLDTIDRRRASPKSLRSIINLLHTKEPDKEPSSASKKAESSRIGLSSLRVPKDCATPLRTPLVGATKGVSKYPKATPRLESRSCTKSLTACRNKLQSPTITTPFVLRTEERAAKRKQKLEETFNANKDVHKVLVQKTLREKAENEFRKLSRSLCFKARPLPDFYNERETPKNQMKITPAAAQPQTSSSLLGKSIASKTHGNISMPTPAPTSLSMKAPKIRRILSNNSSPERMSHENKSPNIQLLL; from the exons ATGGGAGATTCAGCTTGTCTCATGCATGGCTTCTCTTATGCCTCTGACGTACCCAACGAATCCAAGCAG GGGAACCCCGTACATGCTTTGGGGGAATCAGTATCGTTTGGAAGATTTATGACCGAGTCCTTATCTTGGGAGAGATGGTCAACCTTTTCACAAAAGAAATACGTGGATGCGGCAAAGAGATACGCGCAGCCGGGATCTGTGGCTCAGAAGAAAGCTTTCTTTGAGGCTCATTACAAGAGAATTGCTTCCCAAAAGGCTGCAGCTTTGCTCGAGCAAGAAAATGCTGCAAAAAATGCCACTGTTGCAGAAGAATCTGAAGTTGGATACATGGATGATAATGATGACGATGAGACAAGATTGGTCTCGAATTCTAATTTCGAGGTCGAGGATAAATCGGTGGAGGCCAAGATTCAGAATTCTACCAAAGATGATGAGGTGAACTGTAACGGGAAGAGTGTAGTTGTGGAAGGCAGGGTTTTTGCAACGGTGGAGAATGAGGCCAAATGGGACAGCCCTATGAGAAGAAATTCAAGCAAcaaatttgataattttgaaaatcatgATAATATTTCTGCGTCGGACGGTAGTGGAACTTCAGAGATGGAGAGACTTCTACTAAATCGTGGATATTCTGTTCAAGTAGAAAATGAGTCCCTTGTGCAGAGAAATTCAATTCAAACTAATCTTGGAAGTCAAGACACCATTTCTGGGTCAGAGAGTGGTGGGACTCCACAGGTGGAGAGACCATTACTAAAG CAAAATTCTGTTGCTAGTGAGGATAACCCATCGGTGACTAGCAAGAAAAGTTCGGGTCCTTCTTTGTTAAAGTCATCCATTCAGCGTAAGACGTGGACGGTTCTGTCCACGCCAGCTAAACCGGTCACTCCTCATCTCAAGAAAGAAAATAGCAGCGTCATTCGAAGCACAAGGAAGTCCAACTTGGATACAATCGACAGAAGGAGAGCTTCCCCGAAGTCTCTACGTTCGATTATCAACTTACTGCATACTAAAGAGCCTGATAAAGAGCCAAGTTCTGCCTCCAAGAAGGCTGAGAGTTCAAGGATTGGTCTCAGTTCATTGCGAGTGCCTAAAGATTGCGCAACTCCTTTAAGGACTCCACTTGTG GGAGCGACAAAGGGAGTGTCCAAGTATCCTAAAGCAACGCCTCGTTTGGAGAGCAGAAG TTGTACGAAGTCATTGACTGCATGCCGAAACAAATTACAGTCTCCCACTATAACCACCCCTTTTGTTCTGAGAACAGAAGAAAGAGCTGCAAAAAGAAAACAG AAACTCGAGGAAACATTTAACGCAAACAAGGATGTACACAAGGTGCTGGTGCAGAAGACATTGAGG GAGAAGGCGGAGAACGAATTCAGAAAACTTAGTCGTAGCTTATGTTTCAAAGCTCGGCCCTTGCCTGACTTCTACAATGAACGTGAAACCCCgaaaaatcaaatgaaaata ACTCCAGCAGCAGCACAACCTCAGACATCATCATCACTGCTAGGAAAAAGCATTGCGAGTAAGACACATGGCAACATCTCAATGCCAACTCCGGCTCCAACATCTTTGTCCATGAAAGCTCCAAAAATAAGACGAATTCTGTCTAATAATTCATCACCTGAAAGGATGAGCCATGAGAACAAGTCCCCTAACATccagctattattataa
- the LOC142539648 gene encoding protein WVD2-like 7 isoform X1: protein MGDSACLMHGFSYASDVPNESKQGNPVHALGESVSFGRFMTESLSWERWSTFSQKKYVDAAKRYAQPGSVAQKKAFFEAHYKRIASQKAAALLEQENAAKNATVAEESEVGYMDDNDDDETRLVSNSNFEVEDKSVEAKIQNSTKDDEVNCNGKSVVVEGRVFATVENEAKWDSPMRRNSSNKFDNFENHDNISASDGSGTSEMERLLLNRGYSVQVENESLVQRNSIQTNLGSQDTISGSESGGTPQVERPLLKQNSVASEDNPSVTSKKSSGPSLLKSSIQRKTWTVLSTPAKPVTPHLKKENSSVIRSTRKSNLDTIDRRRASPKSLRSIINLLHTKEPDKEPSSASKKAESSRIGLSSLRVPKDCATPLRTPLVGATKGVSKYPKATPRLESRRTISSFDHSASGCKTSGPKWHLLSSVCTKSLTACRNKLQSPTITTPFVLRTEERAAKRKQKLEETFNANKDVHKVLVQKTLREKAENEFRKLSRSLCFKARPLPDFYNERETPKNQMKITPAAAQPQTSSSLLGKSIASKTHGNISMPTPAPTSLSMKAPKIRRILSNNSSPERMSHENKSPNIQLLL, encoded by the exons ATGGGAGATTCAGCTTGTCTCATGCATGGCTTCTCTTATGCCTCTGACGTACCCAACGAATCCAAGCAG GGGAACCCCGTACATGCTTTGGGGGAATCAGTATCGTTTGGAAGATTTATGACCGAGTCCTTATCTTGGGAGAGATGGTCAACCTTTTCACAAAAGAAATACGTGGATGCGGCAAAGAGATACGCGCAGCCGGGATCTGTGGCTCAGAAGAAAGCTTTCTTTGAGGCTCATTACAAGAGAATTGCTTCCCAAAAGGCTGCAGCTTTGCTCGAGCAAGAAAATGCTGCAAAAAATGCCACTGTTGCAGAAGAATCTGAAGTTGGATACATGGATGATAATGATGACGATGAGACAAGATTGGTCTCGAATTCTAATTTCGAGGTCGAGGATAAATCGGTGGAGGCCAAGATTCAGAATTCTACCAAAGATGATGAGGTGAACTGTAACGGGAAGAGTGTAGTTGTGGAAGGCAGGGTTTTTGCAACGGTGGAGAATGAGGCCAAATGGGACAGCCCTATGAGAAGAAATTCAAGCAAcaaatttgataattttgaaaatcatgATAATATTTCTGCGTCGGACGGTAGTGGAACTTCAGAGATGGAGAGACTTCTACTAAATCGTGGATATTCTGTTCAAGTAGAAAATGAGTCCCTTGTGCAGAGAAATTCAATTCAAACTAATCTTGGAAGTCAAGACACCATTTCTGGGTCAGAGAGTGGTGGGACTCCACAGGTGGAGAGACCATTACTAAAG CAAAATTCTGTTGCTAGTGAGGATAACCCATCGGTGACTAGCAAGAAAAGTTCGGGTCCTTCTTTGTTAAAGTCATCCATTCAGCGTAAGACGTGGACGGTTCTGTCCACGCCAGCTAAACCGGTCACTCCTCATCTCAAGAAAGAAAATAGCAGCGTCATTCGAAGCACAAGGAAGTCCAACTTGGATACAATCGACAGAAGGAGAGCTTCCCCGAAGTCTCTACGTTCGATTATCAACTTACTGCATACTAAAGAGCCTGATAAAGAGCCAAGTTCTGCCTCCAAGAAGGCTGAGAGTTCAAGGATTGGTCTCAGTTCATTGCGAGTGCCTAAAGATTGCGCAACTCCTTTAAGGACTCCACTTGTG GGAGCGACAAAGGGAGTGTCCAAGTATCCTAAAGCAACGCCTCGTTTGGAGAGCAGAAG GACAATATCATCATTTGATCACTCTGCCTCTGGATGCAAAACAAGCGGCCCAAAATGGCACCTTTTGTCTTCAGT TTGTACGAAGTCATTGACTGCATGCCGAAACAAATTACAGTCTCCCACTATAACCACCCCTTTTGTTCTGAGAACAGAAGAAAGAGCTGCAAAAAGAAAACAG AAACTCGAGGAAACATTTAACGCAAACAAGGATGTACACAAGGTGCTGGTGCAGAAGACATTGAGG GAGAAGGCGGAGAACGAATTCAGAAAACTTAGTCGTAGCTTATGTTTCAAAGCTCGGCCCTTGCCTGACTTCTACAATGAACGTGAAACCCCgaaaaatcaaatgaaaata ACTCCAGCAGCAGCACAACCTCAGACATCATCATCACTGCTAGGAAAAAGCATTGCGAGTAAGACACATGGCAACATCTCAATGCCAACTCCGGCTCCAACATCTTTGTCCATGAAAGCTCCAAAAATAAGACGAATTCTGTCTAATAATTCATCACCTGAAAGGATGAGCCATGAGAACAAGTCCCCTAACATccagctattattataa
- the LOC142539648 gene encoding protein WVD2-like 7 isoform X2 translates to MGDSACLMHGFSYASDVPNESKQGNPVHALGESVSFGRFMTESLSWERWSTFSQKKYVDAAKRYAQPGSVAQKKAFFEAHYKRIASQKAAALLEQENAAKNATVAEESEVGYMDDNDDDETRLVSNSNFEVEDKSVEAKIQNSTKDDEVNCNGKSVVVEGRVFATVENEAKWDSPMRRNSSNKFDNFENHDNISASDGSGTSEMERLLLNRGYSVQVENESLVQRNSIQTNLGSQDTISGSESGGTPQVERPLLKQNSVASEDNPSVTSKKSSGPSLLKSSIQRKTWTVLSTPAKPVTPHLKKENSSVIRSTRKSNLDTIDRRRASPKSLRSIINLLHTKEPDKEPSSASKKAESSRIGLSSLRVPKDCATPLRTPLVGATKGVSKYPKATPRLESRRTISSFDHSASGCKTSGPKWHLLSSVCTKSLTACRNKLQSPTITTPFVLRTEERAAKRKQKLEETFNANKDVHKEKAENEFRKLSRSLCFKARPLPDFYNERETPKNQMKITPAAAQPQTSSSLLGKSIASKTHGNISMPTPAPTSLSMKAPKIRRILSNNSSPERMSHENKSPNIQLLL, encoded by the exons ATGGGAGATTCAGCTTGTCTCATGCATGGCTTCTCTTATGCCTCTGACGTACCCAACGAATCCAAGCAG GGGAACCCCGTACATGCTTTGGGGGAATCAGTATCGTTTGGAAGATTTATGACCGAGTCCTTATCTTGGGAGAGATGGTCAACCTTTTCACAAAAGAAATACGTGGATGCGGCAAAGAGATACGCGCAGCCGGGATCTGTGGCTCAGAAGAAAGCTTTCTTTGAGGCTCATTACAAGAGAATTGCTTCCCAAAAGGCTGCAGCTTTGCTCGAGCAAGAAAATGCTGCAAAAAATGCCACTGTTGCAGAAGAATCTGAAGTTGGATACATGGATGATAATGATGACGATGAGACAAGATTGGTCTCGAATTCTAATTTCGAGGTCGAGGATAAATCGGTGGAGGCCAAGATTCAGAATTCTACCAAAGATGATGAGGTGAACTGTAACGGGAAGAGTGTAGTTGTGGAAGGCAGGGTTTTTGCAACGGTGGAGAATGAGGCCAAATGGGACAGCCCTATGAGAAGAAATTCAAGCAAcaaatttgataattttgaaaatcatgATAATATTTCTGCGTCGGACGGTAGTGGAACTTCAGAGATGGAGAGACTTCTACTAAATCGTGGATATTCTGTTCAAGTAGAAAATGAGTCCCTTGTGCAGAGAAATTCAATTCAAACTAATCTTGGAAGTCAAGACACCATTTCTGGGTCAGAGAGTGGTGGGACTCCACAGGTGGAGAGACCATTACTAAAG CAAAATTCTGTTGCTAGTGAGGATAACCCATCGGTGACTAGCAAGAAAAGTTCGGGTCCTTCTTTGTTAAAGTCATCCATTCAGCGTAAGACGTGGACGGTTCTGTCCACGCCAGCTAAACCGGTCACTCCTCATCTCAAGAAAGAAAATAGCAGCGTCATTCGAAGCACAAGGAAGTCCAACTTGGATACAATCGACAGAAGGAGAGCTTCCCCGAAGTCTCTACGTTCGATTATCAACTTACTGCATACTAAAGAGCCTGATAAAGAGCCAAGTTCTGCCTCCAAGAAGGCTGAGAGTTCAAGGATTGGTCTCAGTTCATTGCGAGTGCCTAAAGATTGCGCAACTCCTTTAAGGACTCCACTTGTG GGAGCGACAAAGGGAGTGTCCAAGTATCCTAAAGCAACGCCTCGTTTGGAGAGCAGAAG GACAATATCATCATTTGATCACTCTGCCTCTGGATGCAAAACAAGCGGCCCAAAATGGCACCTTTTGTCTTCAGT TTGTACGAAGTCATTGACTGCATGCCGAAACAAATTACAGTCTCCCACTATAACCACCCCTTTTGTTCTGAGAACAGAAGAAAGAGCTGCAAAAAGAAAACAG AAACTCGAGGAAACATTTAACGCAAACAAGGATGTACACAAG GAGAAGGCGGAGAACGAATTCAGAAAACTTAGTCGTAGCTTATGTTTCAAAGCTCGGCCCTTGCCTGACTTCTACAATGAACGTGAAACCCCgaaaaatcaaatgaaaata ACTCCAGCAGCAGCACAACCTCAGACATCATCATCACTGCTAGGAAAAAGCATTGCGAGTAAGACACATGGCAACATCTCAATGCCAACTCCGGCTCCAACATCTTTGTCCATGAAAGCTCCAAAAATAAGACGAATTCTGTCTAATAATTCATCACCTGAAAGGATGAGCCATGAGAACAAGTCCCCTAACATccagctattattataa
- the LOC142540938 gene encoding LOW QUALITY PROTEIN: putative disease resistance RPP13-like protein 1 (The sequence of the model RefSeq protein was modified relative to this genomic sequence to represent the inferred CDS: deleted 2 bases in 1 codon; substituted 1 base at 1 genomic stop codon), protein MERLLMIESMKNSFSIVSPIHNYISTSSLIDEKNVFGRDTEKLACVVNLLKNEPEMGNFSVMSLKGMAGIGKTTLARLVYHDDLVNSSFEKKMWVTVSMNFDLIKITKYTIEALTGNSCSLSDLNSVQVLLQESIRGFKFLLVLDDCWSENNDDWEEFFLLXEMVKGSKVIVTTRSARVSLVVRSYETYCLKHLSDDDCWGLMKQRMFFPVEEEENLRSLGKEIAKKCKGLPLAAKTLGSLLSNSGYREDEWLYILNSKLWNLSEDKDNLFPALMLSFLHLPPVLQKCFAYCSLFPKNHEFEVEELVLLWMAEGFIRPIEGRRLEDIGSKYFNDLYLRSFFEQATNSRNEIIYKMHDLIHDMSQMVSSDICFQVNDMWDEYPLFGNTCHLSMFRDSVHPIHPKASEKNERLRTFLMINKNDADGGQLDNYFFSHLRSLRVLDLTRIGLSELKICFKPLKFLRYLNLSGNKISKLPDSICGLLALQTLKLKNCTRIKALPTNTKNLSKLRHLDLDIKEQFAHMPPNFGRLTELQALSAFIVGGKKENGIAQISNMNSLRGSLCIKNIDRVTDVAEAVVANLHEKLFLNNLELQWVDLINVSQGSLRQAQNLQGSVLANLQPHQNLKELVIKKYCGRFYPPWLCEPSRKITRIHLEGLKYCDSLPPLGQLPSLKFFHISGLPVLELIDENFYGASNTAKFP, encoded by the exons ATGGAGAGACTACTGATGATTGAAAGCATGAAAAATAGTTTCAGCATTGTGTCACCTATTCATAACTATATATCCACTAGTTCACTGATAgatgaaaaaaatgtttttggGAGGGACACTGAAAAACTAGCTTGTGTTGTGAATTTGCTCAAAAATGAACCAGAAATGGGTAACTTTTCGGTAATGTCGTTAAAGGGGATGGCTGGAATTGGTAAGACAACCCTTGCGAGGTTGGTTTACCATGATGATTTGGTAAACTCGAGTTTTGAGAAGAAAATGTGGGTAACTGTTTCGATGAACTTTGATTTGATCAAGATCACAAAATATACGATAGAAGCTTTGACTGGGAATAGTTGCAGTTTATCCGACTTGAATTCGGTTCAGGTCCTCCTTCAAGAGTCAATTAGGGGGTTCAAATTTTTGCTGGTGTTAGACGATTGTTGGAGTGAAAATAATGATGATTGGGAAGAATTTTTCCTCCTTTAAGAAATGGT TAAAGGAAGTAAAGTAATTGTGACGACAAGAAGTGCCAGAGTTTCGTTAGTTGTTAGATCCTATGAAACATATTGTCTCAAACATTTATCTGATGATGACTGTTGGGGTTTGATGAAACAGAGAATGTTCTTCCCTGTGGAGGAAGAAGAGAACTTGAGATCTCTCGGCAAAGAGATTGCGAAAAAATGCAAAGGTTTGCCTTTGGCAGCCAAGACACTGGGAAGTTTGTTGTCAAATTCAGGATATAGAGAAGACGAGTGGCTTTATATATTGAACAGTAAGCTGTGGAACTTGTCAGAAGATAAAGATAACCTATTCCCTGCTTTGATGCTTAGTTTTCTCCATCTTCCGCCGGTGCTGCAGAAATGTTTTGCATATTGTTCTCTTTTCCCCAAAAATCACGAGTTTGAAGTTGAGGAACTCGTTCTTTTGTGGATGGCAGAGGGGTTCATCCGACCCATAGAAGGAAGGAGACTAGAAGACATAGGAAGCAAGTATTTCAATGACCTTTATTTGAGGTCGTTTTTCGAACAAGCTACAAATTCAAGGAATGAGATTATATACAAAATGCATGATCTCATCCATGACATGTCACAAATGGTTTCTAGTGATATATGCTTCCAGGTCAATGACATGTGGGATGAATACCCTTTATTTGGAAATACTTGTCACTTATCGATGTTTCGAGATAGTGTGCATCCGATACATCCGAAGGCCTCGGAGAAAAATGAAAGGTTGAGGACATTTttgatgattaataagaatGATGCTGATGGGGGACagctagataattattttttctcACATTTGCGATCTTTGCGGGTGTTGGATCTGACTCGAATTGGCCTTAGTGAACTCAAAATTTGTTTCAAGCCCTTGAAATTTCTTCGTTATCTTAATCTGTCAGGAAACAAGATTTCAAAACTACCAGACTCCATATGTGGTCTTCTGGCTTTACAAACACTGAAACTTAAAAATTGCACTCGAATTAAAGCATTGCCAACAAACACAAAAAATCTCTCCAAATTACGACATCTGGATTTGGATATAAAAGAACAATTTGCCCATATGCCACCAAATTTTGGAAGGTTAACTGAACTTCAAGCTCTTTCTGCATTCATCGTCGGGGGCAAAAAAGAAAATGGTATCGCACAAATAAGTAATATGAATTCGCTGAGGGGATCACTCTGCATTAAAAACATCGATCGTGTCACAGATGTTGCAGAGGCAGTTGTGGCCAATCTACACGAGAAGCTGTTCTTGAACAATCTTGAGCTACAATGGGTGGATTTGATAAATGTTTCTCAGGGTTCTCTACGACAGGCACAAAATCTACAGGGTTCGGTTCTTGCAAATCTCCAGCCtcatcaaaatttgaaagaattggtCATTAAGAAGTACTGTGGAAGATTCTATCCACCTTGGCTCTGTGAACCAAGTCGCAAAATTACGCGCATTCACTTGGAAGGGCTCAAGTATTGTGATAGTCTTCCACCTCTTGGACAGCTTCCTTCCCTAAAGTTTTTTCATATATCGGGTCTGCCTGTTTTGGAGTTGATTGATGAGAACTTTTATGGAGCGAGCAATACTGCAAAGTTCCCATAA